Proteins encoded by one window of Candidatus Cloacimonadota bacterium:
- the ligA gene encoding NAD-dependent DNA ligase LigA, which yields MTQTLQEQIKKLRAEIERHDLLYYQMANPVISDFEYDQLVTQLKELEASLDENQRQELPPQEVGSDLRPGAQTIPHLVRMFSLDNTYSTDELRIWCEKLTAELGFFPPLVAELKIDGLSINLYYKNGKLQYATTRGDGLVGEVVTANIRALGIVPERIEHLSPMEIRGEVFIPVQDFLKLNETRAENEEKTFANPRNAAAGSIKLKDTAEVKKRHLRAVFYALGEAEKLPVKTQSDLIEWLGKLGFPITSTHELFHSFPALQEYCDRWEEQRHSLPFEIDGVVVKTDDLELQRRLGHTAKSPKWAVAFKFKPEEKETRLLDVQFQVGRTGAVTPVAILEPVYISGSTVSRATLHNEGEMQRLDIHIGDSVRLIKSGEIIPKILQTLPEKRPAGAVAAEFPKNCPVCQSHLERDLDGAMSYCPNASCPAQLQKRLEHFASRNAMDIRGLGESLVARLLEKGYVASLPDIYRLDYEKLAELERFGAKSAENLRAAIEASKLQNFDRVLFALGIRHVGAVTALGLAEHFGNVDALAAADAEALAQVQDVGEKVAASLVAWFANPVNRDVVAALRDLGLRFSQRSQRVSVSLEGKSFLITGSLASASRKEMEDRIRAHGGRVVSGVSANLDYLVVGEKPGSKLAKAQKTPGVQIISEDRLMELFSS from the coding sequence ATGACCCAAACCCTGCAGGAACAGATAAAAAAACTGCGCGCCGAAATCGAGCGTCATGACCTTCTTTATTACCAGATGGCGAATCCCGTCATCTCGGATTTTGAATATGACCAATTGGTGACGCAGCTCAAAGAGCTGGAAGCCAGCCTGGACGAAAATCAGAGGCAAGAACTGCCGCCCCAGGAAGTGGGAAGTGACCTCCGCCCCGGCGCTCAGACCATTCCGCATCTGGTGAGAATGTTCAGCTTGGACAACACTTATTCCACTGATGAATTGCGGATTTGGTGTGAAAAACTGACGGCGGAACTGGGTTTTTTCCCTCCTTTGGTGGCGGAACTGAAGATTGACGGCTTGTCCATCAATCTGTATTATAAAAATGGGAAACTGCAATATGCCACCACGCGCGGAGATGGTCTTGTCGGCGAAGTGGTGACGGCAAATATCCGCGCTCTGGGAATCGTTCCCGAAAGAATTGAACATCTCTCCCCCATGGAAATTCGCGGTGAGGTTTTCATCCCGGTGCAGGATTTTTTGAAGCTAAACGAAACACGCGCCGAAAATGAGGAAAAAACCTTTGCCAATCCCCGCAATGCCGCCGCCGGCTCCATCAAGCTTAAAGACACCGCGGAGGTGAAAAAACGCCATCTGCGGGCGGTTTTTTATGCTTTGGGCGAAGCCGAAAAACTGCCTGTGAAAACTCAATCCGATTTGATTGAATGGCTGGGCAAACTTGGCTTTCCCATCACCTCCACCCACGAGTTATTTCACTCCTTCCCGGCTCTGCAAGAATATTGTGACCGCTGGGAAGAGCAGCGCCACAGCCTTCCCTTCGAAATTGACGGCGTGGTTGTGAAAACCGATGATTTGGAGCTTCAGCGCCGTTTGGGACACACCGCCAAAAGCCCCAAGTGGGCGGTGGCATTCAAGTTCAAACCGGAGGAAAAAGAAACCCGGCTCTTGGATGTGCAATTCCAAGTTGGGCGCACTGGCGCTGTGACTCCGGTAGCGATTCTGGAGCCTGTTTATATATCCGGCAGCACAGTTTCCCGCGCCACACTACATAATGAGGGCGAAATGCAGCGCCTGGATATTCATATCGGGGACAGCGTCCGCCTCATAAAATCCGGCGAAATCATCCCCAAAATCTTGCAGACCCTGCCTGAAAAACGTCCCGCAGGTGCCGTTGCGGCGGAGTTTCCGAAAAACTGTCCGGTTTGCCAAAGCCATCTGGAACGTGATCTTGATGGCGCCATGAGCTATTGTCCGAACGCGTCCTGTCCCGCGCAGTTGCAAAAACGCCTGGAACATTTTGCCTCCCGCAATGCCATGGATATCCGTGGTTTGGGTGAAAGCCTGGTTGCACGGCTTTTGGAAAAAGGCTATGTTGCGTCCCTGCCGGATATCTACCGCCTGGATTATGAAAAACTGGCGGAGTTGGAACGCTTTGGAGCCAAATCCGCTGAAAACCTCCGTGCCGCCATCGAAGCTTCAAAACTCCAGAATTTCGACCGGGTTCTTTTCGCTCTCGGCATCCGCCATGTGGGCGCTGTGACTGCGCTCGGGCTTGCCGAACACTTTGGAAATGTGGACGCGCTCGCCGCGGCGGACGCGGAAGCTCTGGCTCAGGTTCAGGATGTGGGTGAAAAGGTTGCGGCTTCGCTTGTCGCCTGGTTCGCGAATCCGGTAAACCGGGATGTGGTGGCTGCCCTGCGGGATTTGGGACTCAGATTCAGCCAGCGTTCGCAACGCGTTTCCGTCAGTTTGGAAGGAAAAAGTTTTCTTATCACCGGCAGTCTGGCCAGCGCTTCCAGAAAAGAAATGGAGGATCGCATCCGCGCTCATGGAGGCCGTGTGGTTAGCGGCGTTAGCGCAAATTTGGATTATCTGGTGGTGGGCGAAAAACCCGGCTCCAAGCTTGCCAAAGCTCAAAAAACCCCAGGTGTGCAAATCATCAGTGAAGACCGCCTTATGGAGCTTTTCTCCTCGTGA
- a CDS encoding YjgP/YjgQ family permease codes for MKILPRYIFREHIAPFFLSLTVVTFVLLADRAIDLINLIIDKRLDAATIFRLFMLSLPYMLALAIPMAVLVATILAFGRMSVDREITAMKSSGINIYKTMWILILVAALMSLGMVWFNHFFLPNTNHKLKKLTLKIAYHKPMTIIKEKEFTTLGDYTIYTKKNTENELQGILIYDRSQTRTPRLISAEKGSLRQLDGGNVIQVTLTNGEMHEQDEREPQKYQVRKFESFSIHIRDLAPGMEFADMGFRSDREMTHPQLLEGIREKETELEQGKKEIEALQARLEKLEALPDPHEKDVEQRRLGIMKGAAEDQLQYSLESLRSLQVEYHKKFALSAAILIFVLLGAPLGLMTRSSGIGMAFSVSSFIFLVYYVALTGGEELADRAMMAPFWAMWLTNIVFAILAMILIHLSLREKQLVNLKLLSWRLSHRQVKGKSMPDELIH; via the coding sequence GTGAAAATTCTGCCGCGTTATATCTTCAGGGAGCATATCGCGCCTTTTTTTCTGTCGCTGACGGTGGTCACATTCGTGCTGTTGGCAGATCGCGCCATCGACTTGATTAACCTGATTATCGACAAAAGATTGGACGCTGCAACCATTTTCCGGCTTTTCATGCTTTCGCTGCCCTACATGCTGGCTCTTGCCATCCCCATGGCGGTGCTGGTGGCAACGATTCTGGCGTTTGGCCGCATGAGCGTGGATCGTGAAATTACCGCGATGAAATCCAGCGGTATAAACATCTATAAAACGATGTGGATATTGATTTTGGTGGCTGCTCTGATGAGCTTGGGCATGGTTTGGTTTAACCATTTTTTTCTGCCAAACACCAACCACAAGCTGAAAAAACTGACCCTGAAGATTGCCTACCATAAACCGATGACGATTATCAAGGAAAAAGAATTCACCACCCTGGGTGACTACACAATTTACACGAAAAAGAACACCGAAAACGAATTGCAGGGTATTTTGATTTATGACCGCAGCCAAACCCGGACGCCGCGTCTCATTAGCGCGGAAAAAGGCAGCCTGCGCCAGCTTGACGGCGGAAATGTGATTCAAGTGACTCTCACAAACGGTGAAATGCACGAACAAGACGAACGTGAACCCCAAAAATACCAGGTTCGGAAGTTCGAAAGCTTCAGCATCCATATCCGGGATTTGGCACCGGGTATGGAATTTGCGGATATGGGTTTTCGCAGCGACCGTGAGATGACGCATCCACAGCTTTTGGAAGGAATCCGGGAAAAAGAAACTGAGCTTGAACAGGGAAAAAAGGAAATCGAAGCCCTGCAGGCGCGCTTGGAAAAGCTTGAGGCTTTGCCGGATCCGCATGAAAAGGACGTGGAACAGCGACGCTTGGGAATCATGAAGGGAGCCGCTGAAGACCAATTGCAATACAGCTTGGAAAGCCTCCGCTCCCTGCAGGTGGAATACCATAAAAAGTTTGCTCTTTCCGCCGCTATCCTCATTTTTGTGCTGTTGGGCGCACCACTGGGACTCATGACCCGCTCCAGCGGCATCGGCATGGCGTTTTCGGTTTCCAGCTTTATCTTTCTGGTTTATTACGTTGCCCTCACCGGTGGAGAAGAACTGGCAGACCGCGCCATGATGGCACCTTTTTGGGCGATGTGGCTCACAAATATAGTCTTTGCCATTTTAGCGATGATTCTCATCCATCTCTCGCTGAGGGAGAAACAACTGGTGAACCTTAAACTCTTGTCCTGGCGTCTGTCTCACAGACAAGTAAAGGGTAAATCCATGCCCGACGAACTAATCCATTAA
- a CDS encoding YjgP/YjgQ family permease: MRILDRYFTREFLKTYLLVFLSFGTVFIVIDVIDNLSPLMRSGTSLQDAILYYALRLPYLIVLSSPLTILITGMFMMNTLSKHNESVAVRSAGISIKRALLPLFILGVIISIMIAVFGEYVMPLAEKTRANLYDTQIRGAEPEAPADRARLYFQGENGEFFHIAFYDGSQNIIRGIDIAWADSSFTGIKSRAIASTAIWKKDGWELGDCSLRGFTGRQSIEYQAPPPNAGKLLDLTPQDFTKAGKKSLDLGFFDLRDHIASLKKTGEKANRETLDLHLKLAFPLTNLIAVFFFVPIATSNIRSRGRGLLFALALALGFTQLILIRMAQSFGYAGIIDPVLAAWVPNICFAALGLFLLWRAET; this comes from the coding sequence ATGCGTATCCTCGACCGTTATTTCACCAGAGAATTCCTGAAAACCTATTTGCTTGTCTTTCTCTCTTTTGGCACGGTTTTCATCGTCATTGATGTGATAGACAATCTTTCCCCGCTCATGCGAAGCGGCACCAGCCTGCAGGATGCCATCCTGTATTACGCGCTGCGCCTGCCTTATCTCATCGTGCTCAGTTCACCGCTCACCATTCTGATAACCGGAATGTTCATGATGAACACGCTCTCCAAACACAACGAAAGCGTTGCCGTGCGCTCGGCTGGAATCAGCATCAAACGTGCTTTGTTGCCACTTTTCATTTTGGGAGTCATCATCAGCATAATGATTGCCGTTTTTGGCGAATATGTGATGCCTCTTGCGGAAAAAACCCGTGCCAATCTCTATGACACACAAATCCGGGGCGCTGAACCCGAAGCTCCGGCAGACAGAGCCCGCCTCTATTTTCAAGGTGAAAATGGGGAGTTTTTCCACATTGCTTTTTATGATGGCAGCCAAAACATCATCCGCGGAATTGACATTGCCTGGGCAGATTCCAGTTTTACGGGGATCAAGAGCCGTGCCATAGCTTCCACCGCCATTTGGAAAAAAGATGGCTGGGAATTGGGAGATTGCAGTCTGCGTGGATTCACAGGCAGGCAAAGCATCGAATATCAGGCTCCGCCGCCCAACGCCGGCAAGCTTTTGGACCTCACACCCCAGGATTTTACCAAAGCGGGAAAAAAGAGCCTGGATTTGGGCTTTTTTGATCTGAGAGACCACATTGCCAGCCTCAAAAAAACAGGCGAAAAAGCAAACCGGGAAACGCTGGATTTACATTTGAAACTGGCTTTTCCCCTCACAAATCTCATCGCCGTGTTTTTCTTTGTGCCCATCGCCACCAGCAATATCCGCTCCCGTGGGCGCGGACTGCTTTTTGCGCTCGCGCTGGCTTTGGGATTCACCCAGCTCATTCTGATTAGAATGGCTCAAAGCTTTGGATACGCCGGCATCATCGACCCCGTTTTGGCGGCGTGGGTGCCAAATATCTGCTTTGCCGCTTTGGGATTATTCCTGCTTTGGCGAGCGGAGACTTAA
- a CDS encoding T9SS type A sorting domain-containing protein, whose amino-acid sequence MKRISILALLLGLCVLGAQTSPFSVRSSSTQRVQLELEVPQLKIEEVEFEGRRVQSIGMDKAFNAEPGYAELPVFSTLVAIPAQGNYTLSWSHGNVEYIDAPELFTQSGGEQEGGLLQASSLVLGSEPAILRDFRVVQLSVHPCQYDPLSEKIAVYHDIRISLDFSPEEGPNELPLFEGYSPAFEALYEAQIANFDDYRHLRLDNTQARILLIHGNSSDQVFLARLNEFVAWKRQKGFLVNVASTAQAGSSSSAIKNYIQAQFNNQDTRPDYIILVGDTSGSYAIPAWNESYSGYSGIGDYPYTHLAGNDLLGDVFIGRISAENLSQLITLFQKIYVYEKNVNNNAGAAAWLNRILLIGDTSSGSGISTIYNSKYIREMSQRANPDYEYIENYSSGFSSTMNTGINQGVAYFNYRGWLGMSGWSPSNSLSNGPRMPHSVMLTCSTGDYGSTSTTENFIRLGSEAEPKGAITAIGMATTGTHTMLNNALAAGIFEGIFQHGMRNMGQALLNGRIHLSNLYGQSNSSQANSSAHWCNLMGDPTVEAFVGIPGSLLIDAPASIPRQTPLVEIFVTDVDQNPLENICVTLYNAGYGDVVATGFTDNSGMVALSVPNFVSSDLLVTASAQNYKPAQQTIDIDAAGSLVYYSKTTIDNGNHGSSGNGDGFINAGETIALFVEICNSSAETIQGISAQLATDDLKLSIIQSQSAYPDLDPNILGQNETPFLIHFDNNIDSFHDCRFSLDLVDADGNERSFIFHLGAYNANLDVANFTISAGGDNTLDPGETGTLNLTLSNSSVFGAFDLYGELTALNDLLVVNQPISWFGGVGAGMNATSVDGFEIFARPLLIPGMVIPFRLRLYNDQGFEQYCHFSITIGKVSQNTPLGPDEYGYLIYDDSDTAFPDCPTYDWIEIVPSLGGSGSIISGFSDPGSSSSEGDTNGSTVLKTVELPFNFGFYGIDYDQITVCSNGFIAMGITEDGDFRNTRMPGIGGPSPMIAPFWDDLIIPSGSGIYQYHDVENHLFIIQWQNLKNGYNRSSEETFQVIFYDPMFYPTGLGDGMIKIQYKVFNNVDVGGSGSGPRHGKYASVGIRDHSGIRGLEYSYNNQYPQAAQPLGNQKALLITTTPVLFQHPHLMVDEIIIDDENGNSWLEPGERALLGIKLNNIGLDEATQVEINVTTSSPHLSIENPQSAYPNIPGSGSGVNFDPIRVVVSQDCPGDVNIPLELSVSAANNTWAYPYNLTVKKPIIQMSGIFINDIQGNVNGMADPGETFIMVVNYTNLGNVDALNLTSNITCLSGEVDIVNPQQILPLIPAGATVQAAYTVSLSPNVIVGNNLTFYLTYLGDGVNAQNESILLNVGTTGMYEDFESTDGGFIPHPTNTGWQWGSDSTAGAHSGSKTWGTLINQQYSNSANWTLTSPTVYVGESFVLEFHHWFQTENNYDGGNVLISTNDGVTWITLTPEGGYTHSSVSALGGPGYSGNSNGWLQARFSLAPYSNQNVRFRWTFASDYSQNGAGWFIDDVQTTGFLPFAGKVSGNVETSKPDEDFCQIMVFNDEDIVTQVAPDGSYELYLPSGEHKITAAGPGYLEQSVQPIALNLQNPSAELDYFLTWFPPVEELEFSIVEDLLTLSWQPPQDGVVSYKIIRKLNSGKYEQIAQVQDAQYLETLIIEGDYRYQVIACYESGESVGSEPASFSYPWVNQDDPQAPPLQSRLHQNYPNPFNPSTTIAFDLEKATNVEICVYNVKGQLVREILHSNLTAGSHSVVWDGRDEGGKTAASGIYFIKLRSPILNATRKALLLK is encoded by the coding sequence ATGAAGCGGATAAGCATTTTGGCACTGCTTTTGGGGTTGTGTGTGTTGGGCGCGCAAACCAGCCCTTTCAGCGTGAGGAGTTCATCCACCCAGCGCGTTCAGTTGGAGTTGGAGGTCCCTCAGTTGAAGATTGAGGAAGTGGAATTTGAGGGACGAAGGGTGCAAAGCATCGGCATGGATAAAGCGTTCAATGCCGAACCGGGATATGCTGAATTACCCGTGTTTAGCACCTTGGTGGCGATTCCTGCCCAGGGAAATTACACGCTCTCCTGGAGCCATGGCAACGTTGAATATATCGATGCTCCAGAGCTTTTCACACAAAGTGGGGGAGAGCAGGAGGGTGGATTGCTTCAGGCATCCAGTCTGGTTTTGGGTTCAGAACCAGCAATACTGCGGGATTTCAGAGTGGTTCAGCTCAGCGTTCATCCCTGTCAATACGATCCGCTTTCAGAGAAAATCGCTGTTTATCACGATATCAGGATTAGCCTGGATTTCAGCCCTGAGGAAGGCCCAAATGAACTTCCCCTGTTTGAGGGTTACAGCCCTGCTTTTGAAGCACTTTATGAAGCCCAAATCGCTAATTTCGACGATTACAGGCATCTGAGATTGGACAACACCCAGGCTCGCATTTTATTGATTCATGGCAACAGCAGTGACCAGGTTTTTTTAGCGAGATTGAACGAATTTGTGGCTTGGAAACGACAAAAAGGGTTTTTGGTGAATGTTGCCAGCACCGCTCAGGCGGGAAGCTCAAGTTCCGCCATCAAAAACTACATCCAAGCGCAGTTTAACAACCAGGACACAAGGCCGGATTATATCATTCTCGTGGGCGATACCAGCGGCAGCTATGCCATTCCCGCGTGGAACGAATCCTACAGCGGATACAGCGGAATTGGCGATTATCCCTACACACATCTGGCTGGAAACGACCTTCTGGGGGATGTTTTCATTGGTCGCATATCGGCGGAAAATCTTTCCCAGCTCATCACTCTCTTCCAAAAAATCTATGTTTACGAGAAAAACGTCAATAACAACGCTGGCGCCGCAGCCTGGCTGAATCGTATCCTTTTAATTGGAGATACTTCCAGTGGTTCTGGGATTTCAACCATTTATAATAGCAAATACATCCGTGAAATGAGTCAAAGGGCAAATCCGGATTATGAATACATTGAAAACTACAGCAGCGGCTTTTCCAGCACCATGAACACCGGTATCAACCAGGGTGTGGCTTATTTCAACTATCGTGGCTGGCTGGGCATGAGCGGCTGGAGTCCCAGCAACTCGCTTTCTAATGGACCCAGGATGCCTCACTCAGTCATGTTGACCTGCAGCACCGGCGATTATGGCTCCACCAGCACGACGGAAAACTTTATCCGGCTGGGATCGGAGGCCGAACCCAAGGGTGCCATCACCGCCATCGGAATGGCAACCACAGGCACCCACACGATGTTGAACAACGCTTTGGCGGCTGGGATATTTGAAGGTATTTTTCAGCACGGGATGAGAAACATGGGCCAGGCTTTGCTGAACGGACGCATCCATCTTTCAAACCTATATGGGCAAAGCAATAGCAGCCAGGCAAACAGTTCCGCGCATTGGTGCAATCTGATGGGTGACCCCACAGTGGAAGCTTTTGTGGGCATTCCAGGCAGCCTTCTTATCGATGCACCTGCCAGCATTCCGCGCCAAACTCCATTGGTGGAAATCTTTGTGACAGATGTCGACCAAAATCCACTGGAAAATATCTGTGTCACTCTCTACAACGCCGGATATGGAGATGTTGTTGCCACCGGGTTTACAGATAACAGCGGTATGGTGGCTCTCAGTGTGCCCAATTTCGTGAGTTCCGACCTTCTGGTGACAGCCTCTGCTCAAAACTATAAACCCGCTCAACAGACAATTGATATCGACGCCGCCGGTTCGCTGGTTTATTATTCCAAAACCACAATCGACAATGGCAATCATGGTTCAAGCGGAAATGGCGACGGTTTTATCAATGCCGGTGAGACCATCGCCCTGTTTGTGGAGATTTGCAACAGCAGCGCCGAAACAATTCAAGGCATCAGCGCCCAGCTTGCCACAGACGACCTGAAATTGAGCATCATCCAATCGCAAAGCGCCTATCCGGATCTTGATCCAAATATCTTGGGACAAAATGAGACTCCGTTTTTAATCCATTTCGACAACAATATCGACTCCTTCCACGATTGCCGCTTCAGCTTGGATCTGGTCGATGCCGATGGCAACGAGCGGAGCTTCATTTTCCACTTGGGAGCCTACAATGCCAACCTGGACGTGGCTAACTTCACAATTAGCGCCGGTGGTGACAATACCCTCGACCCAGGCGAGACAGGAACACTGAATCTGACCCTGAGCAACAGTTCAGTTTTTGGAGCTTTTGACCTTTATGGAGAACTGACCGCTTTGAACGACCTGCTTGTGGTGAACCAGCCAATTTCCTGGTTTGGCGGGGTGGGAGCTGGCATGAACGCCACATCCGTGGATGGATTTGAGATTTTTGCCCGACCATTGTTGATTCCCGGAATGGTAATTCCTTTCAGGCTGAGGCTATATAATGACCAGGGTTTCGAGCAATATTGCCATTTTTCCATCACCATCGGCAAGGTGAGCCAAAACACACCTCTGGGACCGGATGAATATGGTTATCTGATTTACGATGATTCAGATACCGCCTTTCCGGATTGTCCCACTTATGACTGGATTGAGATTGTTCCCAGTTTGGGCGGCTCTGGTTCCATAATATCAGGTTTTAGTGATCCCGGTTCCTCAAGTTCGGAGGGTGATACAAACGGCAGCACGGTGTTGAAAACGGTGGAATTGCCATTCAATTTTGGTTTCTATGGCATAGATTACGACCAGATTACAGTCTGTTCTAACGGTTTTATCGCAATGGGAATAACCGAGGACGGCGACTTCCGCAATACGCGCATGCCTGGAATTGGCGGACCTTCACCGATGATAGCGCCGTTTTGGGATGACCTCATCATCCCCTCTGGAAGCGGGATTTACCAATATCATGACGTGGAAAACCATCTTTTCATCATCCAATGGCAAAATCTGAAAAATGGCTATAACCGCAGCTCGGAAGAGACCTTCCAAGTAATCTTTTATGACCCAATGTTTTACCCCACTGGCTTGGGCGACGGCATGATTAAAATTCAATATAAGGTTTTTAACAACGTCGATGTGGGCGGCAGCGGCTCCGGGCCCAGACACGGAAAATACGCCAGCGTGGGCATCCGTGATCACAGCGGCATCCGCGGCTTGGAATATAGCTACAACAACCAATACCCCCAGGCGGCTCAGCCACTGGGAAATCAAAAAGCGCTGCTGATTACCACAACTCCCGTTCTTTTTCAACATCCACATCTGATGGTGGATGAGATTATCATCGATGATGAAAATGGAAATTCCTGGTTGGAACCCGGTGAGCGCGCACTTTTGGGCATCAAACTCAACAACATTGGCTTGGACGAAGCCACACAGGTCGAGATAAATGTAACCACATCCAGCCCGCATCTGAGCATCGAAAACCCTCAAAGCGCATATCCAAACATCCCCGGCAGCGGCTCGGGCGTAAACTTTGACCCCATCAGGGTTGTGGTTTCGCAGGATTGTCCCGGCGACGTGAATATCCCTCTGGAATTGAGCGTTAGCGCGGCAAACAACACCTGGGCTTATCCTTACAATTTGACCGTGAAAAAACCAATAATCCAAATGAGCGGGATATTCATCAACGACATTCAGGGCAACGTGAACGGCATGGCGGATCCAGGCGAGACCTTCATTATGGTGGTGAACTACACAAATCTTGGCAATGTGGACGCGCTGAACCTGACCAGCAATATCACCTGCCTCAGCGGGGAGGTTGATATCGTCAATCCCCAGCAAATTTTACCTCTCATCCCGGCGGGAGCCACAGTCCAGGCAGCATACACGGTTAGCCTTTCCCCGAACGTCATTGTTGGAAACAACCTGACTTTTTATCTCACCTATCTGGGCGATGGGGTGAACGCCCAAAACGAAAGCATCCTGCTGAATGTGGGAACCACAGGGATGTATGAGGATTTTGAAAGCACGGATGGCGGATTTATTCCGCATCCGACAAACACTGGCTGGCAGTGGGGAAGCGACTCCACTGCGGGCGCTCACAGCGGAAGTAAAACTTGGGGAACCCTGATAAATCAGCAATATTCCAACAGCGCGAATTGGACTCTCACTTCGCCGACAGTTTATGTTGGGGAAAGTTTTGTTCTGGAGTTCCACCACTGGTTCCAAACGGAAAACAATTACGATGGCGGAAATGTTTTAATCTCCACAAACGACGGCGTCACCTGGATAACCTTGACCCCGGAAGGTGGTTACACTCACAGCAGTGTTTCCGCCCTGGGAGGTCCTGGTTATTCTGGAAACTCGAATGGCTGGCTGCAAGCCCGGTTTTCCCTTGCGCCATACAGCAATCAAAATGTCCGCTTCCGCTGGACTTTTGCTTCGGACTATTCCCAAAATGGCGCAGGCTGGTTCATTGATGATGTTCAAACCACTGGCTTCCTTCCTTTTGCGGGAAAAGTAAGCGGCAATGTGGAAACCTCAAAACCTGATGAAGATTTTTGCCAAATTATGGTTTTCAACGATGAAGATATTGTAACCCAAGTTGCCCCGGACGGCTCTTATGAACTGTATCTGCCCTCGGGCGAACATAAGATTACAGCCGCAGGACCTGGTTATCTGGAACAAAGTGTGCAGCCCATTGCCTTGAACCTGCAAAATCCCAGCGCGGAACTGGACTATTTCCTCACTTGGTTTCCTCCTGTGGAAGAGCTCGAATTTTCCATCGTGGAAGATTTGCTCACCCTCAGTTGGCAGCCTCCGCAGGATGGAGTTGTTTCTTACAAAATCATCCGGAAGCTGAATTCTGGAAAGTATGAACAGATTGCTCAGGTGCAGGACGCGCAATACCTTGAAACGCTTATCATTGAAGGGGATTACCGCTATCAGGTCATCGCCTGTTATGAAAGCGGTGAAAGCGTGGGCAGCGAACCCGCCAGTTTTTCATATCCCTGGGTGAATCAAGATGATCCGCAAGCGCCGCCTCTGCAATCGCGGCTCCATCAAAACTATCCCAACCCGTTCAACCCCAGCACCACCATCGCTTTCGACCTGGAAAAAGCCACAAACGTGGAGATTTGCGTTTACAATGTCAAGGGACAACTGGTACGCGAGATTTTACACAGCAATCTTACAGCCGGCAGTCACAGTGTGGTTTGGGATGGTCGCGATGAAGGAGGCAAAACCGCGGCTTCTGGAATCTATTTCATCAAGCTGCGCTCGCCAATTCTGAACGCCACCCGCAAGGCCTTGTTGTTGAAGTAA
- a CDS encoding beta-ureidopropionase, with the protein MTYRVSVLQFEPAYLNPRENIAKLTQLLRGLETDLVVLPELCISGYLFRSREDVLATSEVVPISEAFVALSNLAAEGDFSIVYGFAERDGDIFYNSAALLNPDGTYHVYRKTHLYYREKLFFTPGNTGLNVYPAKGGVNIGMMVCFDWYFPESARTLALKGAQILCHPSNLVLPWCQQAMITRSLENRVFSITSNRIGSEGEGEMKHSFTGMSQILATKGEILTRMETTEIGVKTVEIDPALALDKNVSEMNEIVSDRRPAFYEL; encoded by the coding sequence ATGACCTACAGGGTTTCCGTTCTGCAGTTTGAACCCGCCTATTTGAATCCGCGGGAAAACATCGCGAAGCTCACCCAGCTTTTGCGTGGTCTCGAGACCGATCTGGTGGTTCTGCCAGAGCTTTGTATTTCCGGATATCTTTTCCGCTCGCGTGAAGATGTGTTGGCAACCAGCGAAGTTGTCCCCATCTCTGAAGCGTTTGTCGCTTTGAGCAATCTTGCCGCTGAAGGCGATTTCAGCATCGTGTATGGCTTTGCCGAACGCGATGGCGATATATTCTACAATTCCGCCGCTTTGTTGAACCCCGATGGAACTTACCACGTTTACCGCAAAACCCATCTCTACTATCGGGAAAAGCTGTTTTTCACACCTGGTAACACCGGCCTGAATGTCTATCCTGCCAAAGGTGGTGTGAATATTGGTATGATGGTTTGTTTCGATTGGTATTTTCCAGAATCCGCACGCACGCTGGCCTTGAAGGGAGCCCAAATCCTCTGCCATCCTTCAAATCTGGTTTTGCCCTGGTGTCAACAGGCGATGATAACCCGCAGTTTGGAAAACCGCGTTTTCTCCATCACCTCAAACCGCATCGGTTCCGAGGGAGAAGGCGAGATGAAGCATTCCTTCACCGGCATGAGTCAGATACTTGCCACCAAGGGCGAAATTTTAACGCGTATGGAGACCACCGAAATTGGGGTGAAAACCGTTGAAATCGACCCCGCGCTTGCTTTGGACAAAAACGTGAGCGAAATGAACGAAATCGTGTCCGACAGACGACCGGCTTTTTACGAATTATGA